The proteins below are encoded in one region of Arenibacter algicola:
- a CDS encoding helix-turn-helix domain-containing protein — protein sequence MSPLKTKDRMQEIQHMLLEMAGGNFFYRLETSDRNDNVEALAIVLNMLAEEIQESFYHQGYVSSKGTTEHLVQMCFLLDGNGMVQMANQKACTILSKLHGNIVQKPFSDLLTEASQMDWDQKWKTLGKKSFYDMAIPLSFLTNENLVVPNRCHITSIKSEEDRSHNVLITVVHTVMGRTYAKERNQTAINNDPNSTIPKKQVTRPKVKLSYEDIRKIREGRDMILNNLQMDLPNLKDLAHQLGTNEFKLKYGFKELYGTTVFKFLVQERLRKAKTLVQYTELNFKSIAKMVGFKSVPHFSRTFSEQYGYSPKIFRKKADLGEI from the coding sequence ATGTCCCCTTTAAAAACAAAAGATAGAATGCAGGAAATCCAGCACATGCTCCTGGAAATGGCAGGTGGTAATTTCTTTTACCGTTTGGAGACTTCTGACAGGAACGACAATGTGGAGGCCCTGGCCATAGTGCTGAATATGCTGGCCGAAGAGATCCAGGAATCTTTCTACCATCAGGGATATGTGAGTTCCAAGGGTACTACCGAGCATTTGGTACAGATGTGTTTTCTACTGGATGGGAACGGAATGGTCCAAATGGCCAACCAAAAGGCCTGTACCATCCTTTCCAAATTGCACGGCAATATTGTCCAAAAACCATTTTCGGACCTGTTGACGGAAGCCTCCCAAATGGATTGGGACCAGAAATGGAAGACCCTCGGAAAAAAGAGCTTCTATGATATGGCAATCCCCCTCAGTTTTTTGACCAATGAAAATCTGGTCGTTCCCAACCGCTGCCATATCACGTCCATCAAATCAGAAGAGGACCGTTCCCACAACGTTTTGATCACCGTGGTCCATACCGTTATGGGCAGGACCTATGCCAAGGAAAGGAACCAAACTGCCATTAATAACGACCCTAATAGCACCATTCCCAAAAAGCAAGTAACAAGACCGAAGGTCAAGCTGAGTTATGAGGACATCCGCAAGATCCGGGAGGGACGGGATATGATCCTCAACAACCTGCAGATGGACCTGCCCAACCTTAAGGACCTGGCCCACCAATTGGGCACGAATGAATTCAAATTGAAATATGGTTTTAAGGAACTTTATGGCACCACGGTATTCAAATTTCTGGTACAGGAAAGGTTGCGAAAGGCCAAGACCTTGGTCCAATATACCGAACTGAACTTCAAGTCCATTGCCAAGATGGTCGGTTTCAAGAGTGTTCCCCATTTCAGCAGGACGTTCAGCGAGCAGTACGGATATTCCCCTAAAATTTTCAGGAAAAAGGCCGATTTGGGAGAGATATAA
- a CDS encoding bifunctional aminotransferase class I/II-fold pyridoxal phosphate-dependent enzyme/GNAT family N-acetyltransferase: MPLHFRDQTQMTMAKIKHNNFLDTVNEVITDAAKQGVLHLYAEGEDLTGRTIGVGGNTLYHFGTTGYLGLEQDPRLKAASIGAIQKYGTQFPLSKSYISHPLYSALEEKIGQMYGQPIIITKNSTLGHLGAIPSAVDDRDAVILDHQVHWSVQNACKLLKNRSIPVDMVRHNHLDMLEDKIKYHSRKRNRIWYMADGIYSMYGDSAPLHQLMALSEKYSQLHFYIDDVHGMSWAGRHGTGFVVDQLKELPDNILLFGTLSKTFGASGAVLVCPDKKMHHRIRTFGGPLTFSAQLEPASVAAASASADIHLSPEIYSLQNELKERIQYFNGLLSKTDLPLVDKNISPVFYIGTGMPKTGYNFVNRLMEEGFYVNLGLFPAVPVKNTGVRITISRHNQREEIAALVEAMAHHYPKALEETGTDPGRVRHAFAMAVPKTGAKVVPGDLDIRLENSITKVGKEMWNNLMGAHGVMDWDGLLFLENCFQGNDLKEHNWEFRYLVIRDGKGKPILATFMTLGLWKDDMLAKESISKTLEQTRKYDPYHLTSRALSLGSLFTEGNHLYLDRKHPLKDRALNILMWTLETLGHKMGAKMTVLRDFGPDEELGEFFKDQGFVRIQMPNSCAVDLSGRMDVETYFSRLSVRNRRHFRKEILAFEPEFQVAILASCHREQLQQLIALYSNVHRNNLGLNTFSFPQRVFEAMSDNPHWEFILLTLKSGPQTPIGAMFCYKNRGKTYVPAFVGLDYTYVTSHYTYRQLLYQTIKRAIAQGFTHIDFGLTASFEKRKLGAEVSERFAYVQASDNYVLELLGTM; this comes from the coding sequence ATGCCACTACATTTTAGGGACCAAACACAAATGACCATGGCAAAGATCAAGCACAATAATTTTTTGGACACCGTCAACGAGGTGATCACCGATGCCGCCAAACAAGGTGTTCTACACCTATATGCGGAAGGGGAGGACCTTACAGGAAGGACCATTGGGGTCGGGGGAAATACGCTCTACCATTTTGGGACCACGGGATATTTGGGACTGGAACAGGATCCCAGATTAAAGGCGGCCTCAATCGGTGCCATCCAAAAGTACGGTACCCAGTTTCCCCTGTCCAAATCCTATATTTCCCATCCGTTGTACAGCGCTCTGGAAGAAAAAATTGGGCAAATGTACGGGCAGCCCATCATTATCACCAAGAACAGTACCCTGGGCCATCTGGGGGCCATACCCAGTGCCGTGGACGATAGGGATGCCGTTATACTGGACCATCAAGTGCACTGGAGCGTTCAGAATGCCTGCAAGCTGCTAAAGAACCGAAGTATCCCAGTGGACATGGTCCGCCACAACCATTTGGACATGCTGGAGGACAAAATAAAATACCATTCCCGAAAGCGGAACCGTATCTGGTACATGGCGGACGGGATATACTCCATGTACGGGGACAGTGCACCGTTGCACCAACTGATGGCCCTGTCTGAAAAGTATTCCCAATTGCACTTCTATATCGATGACGTGCACGGCATGAGCTGGGCGGGGAGACACGGTACCGGTTTTGTCGTGGACCAGCTAAAGGAGCTTCCGGACAACATACTCCTTTTTGGGACCTTGAGCAAGACTTTTGGAGCAAGCGGGGCGGTACTGGTATGTCCGGATAAAAAAATGCACCATAGGATAAGGACCTTTGGAGGGCCCCTGACCTTTTCGGCCCAACTGGAGCCGGCATCCGTCGCAGCGGCCTCGGCTTCGGCGGACATCCATCTTTCCCCAGAGATCTACAGCCTCCAGAACGAACTCAAGGAACGTATCCAATATTTCAACGGCCTGCTGTCCAAAACGGATCTGCCCTTGGTGGATAAGAACATTTCCCCTGTGTTCTATATTGGTACCGGGATGCCCAAAACAGGTTACAATTTTGTAAACCGATTGATGGAGGAGGGATTCTATGTCAATCTAGGATTGTTCCCGGCCGTGCCTGTAAAGAACACTGGCGTACGCATCACTATATCCAGACATAACCAAAGGGAGGAGATAGCTGCCTTGGTGGAGGCCATGGCCCATCATTATCCAAAAGCCCTCGAGGAGACCGGGACCGACCCGGGCAGGGTACGCCATGCCTTTGCCATGGCCGTCCCTAAAACAGGGGCAAAAGTTGTACCTGGTGATCTCGATATCCGATTGGAAAATTCCATAACCAAGGTGGGGAAGGAGATGTGGAACAATTTAATGGGGGCACATGGGGTCATGGACTGGGACGGACTCTTGTTTTTGGAGAATTGTTTTCAAGGCAACGACCTTAAGGAACACAACTGGGAGTTTCGCTATCTGGTCATACGCGACGGCAAAGGGAAGCCGATATTGGCCACGTTCATGACACTAGGACTGTGGAAGGACGATATGTTGGCCAAGGAAAGCATCTCAAAAACCTTGGAACAGACCAGAAAGTACGATCCCTATCATTTGACTTCCAGGGCACTCTCCCTAGGTTCTCTTTTTACAGAGGGAAATCACCTGTACCTGGACCGGAAGCATCCATTGAAGGATAGGGCCCTGAACATACTGATGTGGACCCTGGAAACCTTGGGACATAAAATGGGGGCCAAAATGACCGTCCTCCGGGATTTTGGACCGGATGAAGAATTGGGGGAATTTTTTAAAGATCAGGGATTTGTACGCATCCAAATGCCTAATTCCTGTGCCGTGGACCTTTCAGGTCGTATGGACGTCGAAACTTATTTCTCCCGGCTTTCCGTCCGTAACCGTCGTCACTTCCGAAAGGAAATATTGGCTTTTGAGCCGGAATTCCAAGTGGCCATCCTGGCATCTTGCCACAGGGAACAATTACAACAGCTTATAGCGCTGTACAGCAATGTACATCGGAACAATCTTGGCCTGAATACCTTTTCCTTTCCGCAGCGGGTGTTCGAGGCCATGTCCGATAATCCTCATTGGGAGTTCATCCTACTTACTTTAAAGAGCGGCCCACAAACACCCATAGGGGCAATGTTCTGCTATAAAAACCGGGGAAAAACCTATGTTCCGGCCTTCGTAGGACTGGATTATACCTATGTAACGAGCCATTATACCTATCGCCAATTATTGTACCAGACCATCAAAAGGGCCATCGCCCAGGGCTTTACCCATATAGATTTTGGGCTGACCGCTTCCTTTGAAAAACGTAAGCTGGGGGCCGAGGTCAGCGAACGGTTTGCTTATGTACAGGCTTCCGACAACTATGTACTGGAACTTTTGGGCACCATGTAA
- a CDS encoding P-loop NTPase family protein — translation MGSLCNDMADPRPHILVVGGTEYCLGSFDGKRIEYDFSKVLAYLDAKGRSLFGESFKIREGDKGTFLKLCSYMVKDIESCQKMEMDTGKGILLTGPVGCGKTSMMRLVRHLVPHKRNYEIIPSRNITFAFNHIGYKIIEDYGNGRFYCFDDLGVEPMGRYFGDDCNVMGEVLVSRHELFQRTKIPTHITTNLNAEELEERYGKRVRSRMRQMFNLISFDKDTKDKRI, via the coding sequence ATGGGGAGCCTTTGTAATGATATGGCCGATCCACGCCCACATATCCTTGTTGTAGGGGGCACCGAATATTGCCTGGGCAGTTTTGACGGCAAACGCATCGAATACGACTTCTCCAAGGTGCTAGCCTATCTGGATGCCAAGGGCAGGTCCCTGTTCGGGGAAAGCTTTAAGATCCGTGAAGGGGACAAGGGCACTTTTCTAAAGCTCTGCAGTTATATGGTCAAGGATATCGAGAGTTGCCAGAAAATGGAAATGGATACGGGCAAAGGTATATTGTTGACCGGACCGGTGGGATGTGGCAAGACGAGCATGATGCGGCTGGTACGCCACCTTGTCCCGCATAAACGGAACTACGAAATTATTCCTTCCCGCAACATCACCTTTGCCTTCAACCATATCGGGTATAAGATCATCGAGGATTATGGGAACGGCCGATTTTACTGTTTTGACGATCTGGGGGTAGAACCCATGGGCAGGTACTTTGGGGACGATTGCAATGTGATGGGCGAAGTGCTGGTCTCCAGGCACGAACTGTTCCAACGGACAAAGATCCCTACCCATATCACCACAAACCTGAATGCCGAAGAATTGGAGGAACGATACGGCAAACGTGTCCGAAGCCGTATGCGCCAAATGTTCAATCTGATCTCTTTTGACAAGGACACCAAGGACAAACGAATCTAA
- a CDS encoding MauE/DoxX family redox-associated membrane protein, with amino-acid sequence MKRHQIFRETIVQTACLLFIVLFTYAGLTKLLEGHLFYDNIRNSPILGGKAMASLASWAVPLSELAVALLLIWKKTRLIGLYGAAVLMLLFTGYTMAIVFFAPYRPCSCGGIISLLTWEQHLVLNAALLLLALLAIWASRKHKGIRWKKTRQGP; translated from the coding sequence ATGAAACGGCACCAAATATTTAGGGAGACAATTGTACAAACGGCCTGTTTGCTGTTCATTGTCCTATTCACCTATGCCGGACTCACCAAACTCCTGGAAGGGCATCTTTTCTATGACAATATCAGAAACTCGCCCATACTTGGGGGAAAGGCCATGGCATCCTTGGCCTCTTGGGCCGTACCATTGTCGGAACTGGCCGTTGCCCTGTTATTGATTTGGAAAAAAACCAGATTGATAGGTCTTTACGGGGCAGCAGTCCTGATGCTCCTATTTACCGGCTACACCATGGCCATTGTATTTTTTGCCCCGTATAGACCCTGTTCCTGTGGAGGCATAATATCTCTGTTGACCTGGGAACAGCATTTGGTGCTCAACGCGGCATTGCTCCTATTGGCCCTACTGGCCATATGGGCCTCCCGCAAACATAAGGGGATACGCTGGAAGAAGACCCGTCAAGGCCCATAA
- a CDS encoding DUF7793 family protein, whose translation MQSYFENDFTQYMLVDNIVHIIYKKGVIIDLQASKRIVRDRLMFQEERAYPVLCDIRQLRRVDKAARDYLALEGSLLIKALAFIIEPPVTDVMTRFYLMTNHPAIPTASFREISKALAFLSRFLSLGLGTILF comes from the coding sequence ATGCAAAGTTATTTTGAAAACGATTTCACGCAGTACATGCTTGTGGACAATATTGTACATATCATTTACAAAAAGGGGGTAATTATCGATCTCCAAGCGTCTAAACGGATTGTCAGGGACCGGTTGATGTTCCAGGAGGAACGGGCCTATCCCGTCCTCTGCGACATCCGACAGCTCCGCAGGGTGGACAAGGCTGCCAGGGACTATCTGGCGCTGGAGGGTTCCCTGCTGATAAAGGCCCTGGCCTTTATCATTGAGCCTCCCGTGACGGATGTCATGACAAGGTTCTATCTTATGACGAACCATCCGGCCATCCCTACGGCCTCTTTTCGGGAAATTTCCAAGGCCTTGGCCTTTTTAAGCAGGTTCCTGAGCCTAGGCTTAGGGACGATCCTATTTTAA
- a CDS encoding DUF6520 family protein, translating into MKKLKLILPMLAFVFAIALSFAFVSTTADDYYATGFIKIGTTWYEVDVDCTSGEELCKVTLEGDETETKYQVYDDENGAPLESTSPIPEEIPDPRLNP; encoded by the coding sequence ATGAAAAAGTTGAAATTGATATTACCGATGTTGGCATTTGTTTTTGCCATTGCACTGTCGTTTGCGTTTGTAAGCACAACGGCCGATGATTATTACGCTACCGGATTTATTAAGATAGGCACTACTTGGTATGAGGTGGATGTAGACTGTACTTCTGGAGAAGAGCTCTGTAAAGTGACCCTTGAAGGGGACGAAACTGAAACCAAATATCAGGTTTACGACGATGAGAACGGAGCTCCTTTAGAAAGTACTTCGCCCATACCAGAGGAAATTCCAGATCCAAGACTAAATCCATAA
- a CDS encoding RteC domain-containing protein, producing the protein MNYQRLVSEFKTQLDKLENGNGDILFRAESGITMVERYIKRLQAQIDKKSFDSQVEEINFFKHIKPQFFSKLIYYGRLFNIESRRPRGSNAAQVKYLKNQIEKLQIFFNDNLEFYNYYRRGAISLDEQYFVRGNMDLRLPLESFHFMIDDRFSTCQDGTVATIMAYDMLIVYLQREIDTLTSNMDDLKDKPMERPSKLFWTGSKTDLIELLYALHSIKCINSGTADIKELAAHFEHFYNVDLGNYYHTFIEIRSRKTGRTKFLDRLIEMLQQRMEGLDD; encoded by the coding sequence ATGAATTATCAAAGACTGGTATCGGAATTCAAGACGCAACTGGACAAGCTGGAGAACGGAAACGGCGACATCCTTTTTAGGGCGGAGTCGGGCATCACCATGGTAGAACGCTACATAAAACGGCTGCAGGCCCAAATTGATAAGAAGTCCTTTGATTCCCAAGTGGAGGAAATCAATTTTTTTAAGCATATCAAACCCCAGTTCTTTAGTAAACTTATCTATTATGGCAGGTTGTTCAACATCGAGAGCAGAAGGCCTCGGGGGAGTAATGCCGCACAGGTGAAATACTTAAAGAACCAGATCGAAAAGTTGCAGATCTTCTTTAACGACAACCTGGAATTCTATAACTATTACCGTCGTGGGGCCATTTCCTTGGATGAACAGTATTTTGTACGGGGCAATATGGACCTGCGGCTGCCCTTGGAATCCTTTCATTTTATGATCGACGACAGGTTCTCCACGTGTCAGGACGGTACGGTGGCGACCATAATGGCCTATGACATGCTCATCGTATACCTTCAAAGGGAGATCGATACCTTGACGAGCAACATGGACGACTTAAAAGACAAACCTATGGAACGACCTTCAAAACTATTTTGGACCGGTAGCAAGACGGACCTGATCGAACTCCTCTATGCCCTCCACTCCATTAAGTGTATAAACAGTGGGACCGCGGACATTAAAGAGCTGGCGGCCCATTTCGAACATTTCTACAATGTGGACCTTGGCAACTACTACCATACCTTTATCGAGATCAGGTCCAGGAAGACCGGTAGGACCAAGTTTCTGGACAGGCTTATCGAGATGCTGCAACAAAGGATGGAGGGTCTGGACGACTGA
- a CDS encoding helix-turn-helix domain-containing protein, giving the protein MAATIITTEDLMKFKLELLEEIREMFNENRAMVMKKEWLKSTQVMDMLNISPGTLQKFRHNGTLAYTKIGGLIFYEAGQIEKMLSDNLVNNEKLK; this is encoded by the coding sequence ATGGCAGCAACAATCATTACCACAGAAGATTTAATGAAATTCAAATTGGAACTTCTCGAAGAGATCCGGGAAATGTTCAACGAAAATCGGGCCATGGTCATGAAAAAGGAGTGGCTCAAAAGCACCCAGGTCATGGATATGCTCAATATCAGCCCAGGGACCTTACAGAAATTCAGGCACAACGGCACCCTGGCCTATACCAAAATAGGAGGGCTCATTTTTTATGAGGCCGGACAGATCGAAAAGATGCTATCGGACAACCTGGTCAATAACGAAAAACTCAAATAA
- a CDS encoding RagB/SusD family nutrient uptake outer membrane protein, producing the protein MFKKGYKLVLLFILISSFFNTACEDYVDIGAPDHKMVTETVFADGETASAAVQGIYNEMATADFSRGYLYSVTALAGMSPDIFETTSATDTRYGPFQQNEISPIGSDDATANYNLWSSAYNIIYMANSVLEGTNSSKTISKETRDRVGGQALFIRAFTYFYLVNLYGELPLLLSTDYRKNAIAEREDVDTVYDRIAEDLDSAIVLLEGEEEYRDSERTNVNRFAAMALRARVYLYRQDWEKAEELAGEVIAQTSLYGILDDLDQVFLKNSREAIWQISPVGRGLTATYTGEGYLYRGQNSSQIKLSGDFVASMSPNDKRLLHWMAFNTGREFYFPQKYKDANSRNAVVEYSTVLRLPEQYLIRAEARAMQGRLSEAIKDIDVVRSRAGLGLLADMDPDVDGAELLEEIMDQRKKELFAEWGHRWLDLKRTGRATEVLGPIKPQWQDTDVLFPIPGEEREKNPNLSQNNGY; encoded by the coding sequence ATGTTCAAAAAAGGATATAAACTGGTATTATTGTTCATACTCATCAGTAGTTTTTTTAACACGGCCTGTGAGGACTATGTGGATATAGGGGCACCCGATCATAAAATGGTCACCGAGACCGTATTTGCAGATGGGGAAACGGCATCGGCGGCCGTTCAAGGGATATACAATGAAATGGCCACGGCGGATTTTTCCCGTGGATATCTTTATTCCGTAACCGCACTTGCCGGTATGTCCCCCGATATTTTTGAGACGACCAGCGCAACGGATACCCGTTATGGGCCATTTCAACAGAATGAGATATCGCCAATAGGTTCGGACGATGCTACCGCCAATTACAACCTATGGTCCAGTGCCTATAATATCATCTACATGGCCAATAGTGTTTTGGAAGGGACCAACAGCTCCAAGACCATTTCCAAGGAGACCAGGGATCGGGTAGGCGGACAGGCCCTATTTATACGGGCATTTACCTATTTCTACCTGGTAAACCTATATGGGGAACTACCCTTGCTCCTGTCAACAGATTATCGAAAGAATGCCATTGCCGAACGGGAGGATGTGGATACGGTCTATGATCGGATAGCCGAAGATCTGGACAGCGCCATAGTACTTTTGGAAGGGGAGGAGGAATACCGGGACTCCGAACGCACGAATGTAAACCGGTTTGCGGCCATGGCGCTGCGTGCCAGGGTCTACCTGTACCGACAGGATTGGGAAAAGGCCGAAGAGCTGGCCGGCGAGGTCATTGCCCAAACTTCCCTGTACGGGATATTGGACGATTTGGACCAGGTCTTCCTAAAGAACAGTCGTGAAGCCATTTGGCAGATATCGCCAGTGGGAAGGGGCCTCACCGCTACCTATACTGGGGAAGGGTATCTATACCGGGGCCAAAATTCGTCACAGATAAAATTGTCAGGGGATTTTGTGGCCTCCATGTCGCCCAATGATAAACGCCTGCTCCACTGGATGGCTTTTAATACGGGCAGGGAGTTCTATTTTCCACAAAAATATAAGGATGCCAATAGCAGGAACGCCGTTGTGGAATATTCCACCGTTCTGCGGCTTCCCGAACAGTACCTGATCCGTGCCGAGGCCAGGGCAATGCAGGGAAGATTGTCGGAGGCTATAAAAGATATAGATGTGGTCCGGAGCAGGGCCGGTCTTGGTCTTTTGGCCGATATGGATCCAGATGTGGATGGAGCGGAACTGTTGGAAGAAATTATGGATCAGAGGAAAAAGGAACTTTTTGCCGAATGGGGACACCGTTGGTTGGATCTTAAACGCACCGGTCGGGCAACCGAAGTATTGGGGCCGATAAAACCGCAATGGCAGGATACCGATGTCCTGTTTCCCATACCGGGGGAGGAGCGGGAGAAAAATCCGAACCTCTCCCAAAACAATGGTTACTAA
- a CDS encoding M16 family metallopeptidase gives MKQITKLVLFVLLQITSNNLIGASPLPGPVDSLALDPSIRFGRLPNGFTYYIKSVKDGGNRINMRLYVKVGSSHQNNEELNFPHALEHLAFKCAKDFPDNLLNDPLLLARLGLAQKDVFGLTQYFSTWYRFNVPIANPDAMDTGLLWFENISDLQLTKEKIDQERGPLRQETVFRAGTDLKGHFRRKQIRAELFPCQSDYSDFFEHNQNFSADSLIQFYKKWYRPDRMGLVVVGDIPDVHALEQLIKTRFSRIKGDPYPLQWEDCRLRYLEGSNGFIALNPEPDENRKLEEVELQLYFRDPKIIKERNNWDGLRRRLIWDVLNKMINIRYTEAGRGYNTTFYALGSSPDPIMPAYKVVIRTGVDQAEKTTRQVIRILQSIKRFGLGEEEWNLAQKEYRKIQEQMDTMDSNYWVQQIEDYFNHGVALPKNKAKGLQQWFSNLSKKEFNALLGAYIPDMPNDIAVTVLQQSGDVPVNYTETEVRNWIMRTIGEDMEPIAPPKTPARLMAKKEVSALEKVGYTDHGTTASGAREFKLANGTRVVLDASPSNGRRIQLHGFSSKGAACFPKTDKFSAINAANIVKNAGVGDYDKFALERFLSGTSFWQGAHPYIDYRETGIRADADLEDLENMLQLVYLYFTDPRKDREAFEDWRTQEKKRFQDPSFSPIYPDFYESIMEYMDDPSIIPQGTRRFQGISRTDMDKAYHIYKQLYGNARDYTFIVGGDFPVKQVLPLLQKYLGNLPNSTSRDTCISRHPPAHVLPKEPVKKKFYVSETSATYKMKSVKYSLRYMAKLNDPMDWKEQLKMEVLGRLMNYRIKELRFFKNASLYVMNAGATFNRELMQYEFRMSLDCIPDELEMLRKMCRDMVDEVKKGQFAQEILDKVLDRPSLLNIPRSTDYHYFRYNEPWVSPFEVEQYIKSLSKGDIQEVARKYLMEEHLFEFTYQ, from the coding sequence ATGAAACAGATCACAAAACTTGTCCTGTTCGTCCTATTGCAGATAACATCCAATAACCTAATAGGGGCAAGCCCTCTACCGGGGCCGGTAGATTCCCTTGCACTGGACCCTAGCATAAGATTCGGCCGCTTGCCCAATGGCTTTACTTACTATATAAAATCCGTAAAGGACGGAGGAAATAGGATCAACATGCGGCTGTACGTAAAAGTAGGTTCCTCCCATCAAAACAACGAAGAGTTGAACTTTCCCCATGCCCTGGAGCATTTGGCCTTTAAATGTGCCAAGGACTTTCCGGATAATCTATTGAACGATCCGCTGCTTCTTGCACGTTTGGGCCTTGCCCAAAAGGATGTTTTTGGACTAACACAATATTTTTCCACTTGGTACAGGTTTAACGTGCCCATTGCCAATCCGGACGCCATGGATACCGGCCTGCTTTGGTTCGAGAATATTTCCGATCTACAGTTGACCAAGGAAAAAATCGATCAGGAACGCGGTCCATTACGTCAAGAAACCGTATTTAGGGCAGGAACCGATCTAAAAGGGCACTTTAGGCGAAAACAGATTAGGGCCGAATTGTTCCCGTGCCAATCCGATTATTCTGATTTTTTTGAACATAACCAAAATTTTTCTGCCGATTCGCTTATACAATTTTATAAAAAGTGGTACCGGCCGGACCGTATGGGATTGGTCGTCGTAGGCGATATTCCCGATGTCCACGCCCTGGAACAACTGATTAAAACCCGATTTTCCAGAATAAAGGGAGATCCGTACCCACTGCAATGGGAGGACTGCCGTTTAAGGTATTTGGAAGGTAGCAACGGTTTTATAGCCTTGAACCCCGAGCCCGATGAAAATAGAAAATTGGAGGAAGTGGAACTACAGTTGTATTTCCGTGATCCCAAAATTATCAAGGAACGGAATAATTGGGATGGTTTAAGACGCCGACTGATCTGGGACGTATTGAACAAAATGATCAATATCAGGTATACAGAGGCGGGCAGGGGATACAATACTACTTTCTACGCCTTGGGGTCCTCTCCTGACCCGATTATGCCTGCATATAAAGTGGTGATAAGGACCGGGGTGGACCAGGCCGAAAAAACCACCCGACAGGTCATAAGGATATTGCAGTCCATAAAACGGTTCGGTCTTGGCGAAGAGGAATGGAATTTGGCCCAAAAGGAATACAGGAAGATCCAGGAGCAAATGGATACCATGGATTCCAATTATTGGGTGCAACAGATCGAAGATTATTTTAATCACGGTGTGGCCTTGCCCAAAAATAAGGCAAAGGGCCTGCAGCAATGGTTCTCCAATTTGTCCAAGAAAGAGTTCAATGCGCTGTTGGGAGCGTACATACCCGATATGCCCAATGATATAGCGGTAACGGTATTACAACAGAGCGGTGATGTGCCTGTGAATTATACGGAAACGGAGGTTCGAAATTGGATAATGCGGACGATCGGGGAGGATATGGAACCGATAGCACCGCCAAAAACGCCCGCCCGGTTAATGGCCAAAAAGGAGGTTTCCGCTTTGGAAAAAGTAGGATATACCGATCACGGGACAACGGCCTCGGGAGCCAGGGAATTTAAGCTGGCCAATGGCACAAGGGTCGTTTTGGATGCATCCCCATCAAATGGGCGTAGGATCCAGCTCCATGGTTTTAGCTCAAAGGGTGCGGCATGCTTTCCCAAAACCGATAAGTTCTCCGCAATCAATGCTGCCAATATTGTTAAAAATGCAGGGGTGGGGGATTATGACAAGTTTGCCCTGGAACGATTTCTTTCAGGGACAAGTTTTTGGCAAGGGGCCCATCCCTATATCGATTATAGGGAAACGGGCATTAGGGCGGACGCGGATCTGGAAGACCTTGAAAACATGTTGCAATTGGTATACCTTTATTTTACGGATCCAAGAAAAGACAGGGAAGCTTTTGAGGATTGGCGCACCCAAGAGAAAAAACGGTTTCAGGATCCTTCATTTAGCCCTATATACCCTGATTTTTATGAATCCATAATGGAGTACATGGACGACCCTTCCATCATCCCCCAGGGAACAAGAAGATTTCAGGGAATTTCCAGAACGGATATGGATAAAGCATACCATATTTATAAACAGTTATATGGCAATGCAAGGGATTACACCTTTATTGTGGGCGGGGACTTCCCAGTGAAGCAGGTTCTGCCATTGCTTCAAAAATACCTCGGGAACCTGCCCAACTCAACCAGTAGGGATACTTGTATTTCCAGGCACCCACCAGCTCATGTCCTGCCCAAGGAACCGGTAAAAAAGAAGTTTTATGTATCGGAAACGTCGGCCACCTATAAGATGAAAAGCGTAAAATATTCCTTGAGGTACATGGCCAAGCTAAATGATCCTATGGATTGGAAGGAACAATTGAAAATGGAGGTCTTGGGCCGTTTGATGAACTACAGGATCAAGGAACTGCGCTTTTTCAAAAATGCGTCCTTGTATGTAATGAATGCGGGGGCCACTTTCAATAGGGAATTAATGCAGTACGAATTCAGGATGTCTTTGGACTGTATTCCGGATGAATTGGAAATGTTGCGGAAGATGTGCAGGGACATGGTGGATGAAGTTAAGAAGGGGCAATTTGCCCAAGAAATTTTGGACAAGGTATTGGACAGGCCAAGTCTTTTGAACATACCAAGATCTACCGATTATCATTATTTTAGATATAATGAGCCCTGGGTAAGCCCATTTGAAGTAGAACAATATATAAAGTCCTTGAGCAAAGGGGATATTCAGGAAGTGGCCAGGAAATATTTAATGGAGGAGCATCTTTTTGAATTCACTTATCAATAA